taatttttttaaacaataaattatatcttataaaaataaaaaatatatgttttttttgtgtggatcacataaaaaaaactagctacACTTCTATCCCAAACACCGCGGAATATTTTGAAAGTGTAGCTGTGAATATTGACTTGGGGTAAATTTAgggagaaaaaaatttcattttgaaaatatagctgtgaatattttttatttttattttgagtatttttattttattttattattattaatctagTTTGGTTAGCCCAACAAATCTCAACCAGATTTTGAAAGTATAATaacgtttgttttttaaaatacctttcattttaaaacatattaaaataataatttttttatttttaaaaaattatttttgacattagtatttcaaaatgatctgaaaatatcaaaaaaaatattaattaaaaataaattaaaaattaaaaaattttaaaaacattttcaaatcacaatctcaaacactatAGGTTTCAACCAACAAAAATACGGTACTTATATTTGGCAGATGACGCAGCTGAATTAATTGAGATGCGGATAGGAGTTGAGACCATTGATGTTTGTGTCGTTTACAACTTAAAGCGATTCTGCATGCATGTTACCTCTAAGATATGATCTATGTTATAACTCTTTGAAAGGATGCTTCATAAATTCTTCCTGTACtccctcatttattttttaatggctgGATACACAAACAAATTAATGCTATTGAATATCAAGTAGATATCATTCTTTTCaaacttgaaattgaaaatagcttttaaatttaaataaatatctttttttcatcaCAACTTGAGATTGAGactaatgtttatttatttttaaaatattatcttttaaaaaaaaaatattgtatttattgTAGTTGTGATAAAGATAATACTATTGATTGAGtagatgtattttttaattttaaaatttaaaacagcttttaaatgtaaataaatatcttttttttttatcacaactTGATATTaagaatgatatttatttgttttttaaaattcaaatttaaaatatttttaaaaaatatattaaaattgactttattatcacattttaaaaaagattccTTTCCCGCCCAAGGAGTGAAGTTGAGCATCTAGGGTTCCTCAAACAATGTGATATTTTACACTGGGTAAATCCTTAACCTTTCCCCTTCTTACTAAGACTACAGAATATCCTTGCGAATTAGGGCCCTTTTCCACTATAGGATAGGAAAAAAAGGGCATTTCACATAAGTCGCGTATGTtctataaattatgttattttctaaattaaatcatgctatttcacaaaaaatttatttttattatgctactttaaaaaaaaattatcattttatattttaaattaattcctCGTGATTATGAGCTCTAGGCTATTGGATCATGTTGGGAAATATATTGGGATGAGATGATGTTTAATAAGAACTAGATATATAACCCACACTTCGCCACGTAtcggataatattttttcattatgatAGCATTTTCTACatgttttttaacatgaaaaaaatttcaaacacaaatcataaagttcatttatgtatttaattaaataaattaaaaactatctatacaacaaaaaaaattataaagtctgaTTCCTAGCCAACTGAAATTAATCAACCAAACTTGTGATCAAGATCATGGACTCAATtgggttaaataatttttttttaataattgttttatctAAAATAGACACTATAAAACTGAGAACCAACCAAATATTAGGGTAATTGGAATAAAATACaaaaccgaaacaaattatgttacccaattaataatcaacaaaatattaaacgataaaattaaaaaaaaaataaacaagaaaaatcaataaagatctAATTATGATGGGtaaagttttggaaaaaaaaatagcaaaagaaaaaaggctCAGGCACACGGTCTTGATTGAGCAAGAGCGCATAGATCTTAAGTAAAAGGCACGGACATGCATGTTTGAAGTAGCCCACCTTGggccttattattattttttattattttcttatgtgtAGTCAAccctttgattttttgaaaaaataaatagcaggTGATGCGTCGCCTGCCCTGTCTAGATTCTAGTGACTTCTAGTCATCAAAAAGTTAGGTTATGATGTTTTAGACCaagaaaaactcattttcatggacccaaaaaaccaaaataacccCTAAACaccttgtaaaatatatttatggcctcaaacaacctaaaaaatagCCCTAAAACTCAAAGTCAACTCAatgctaaaattattttcaggCTCAGATCTATCATATCAAGCAAGTtcaatggaaaaaacaaaactctccATTTAGAGGAACTCATTAAATCCAAAGTCATCTTTTTCTGTAGGCATAATCGGTGTAAACGATGATTTTCTCTCACTATAATTGAAATTCAacgtttttctctctcctctctcaaactaGGGATCAAAAAATAAGGAATATAGAGTTTGGGATCAAAATTTACTTggttcttaaatttaaaaaattgaagggaccaaacatttacaattaaaaaagtttGGGGACTACATTAAACATTCACCAAAATTTTGTTAAAGTCACTCATTCCCTTTATTTTTCTCACTTTGAtcctctattttttaatcttatcctttccaaaaaaaaaaaattaatttaaattggcCTCTAATTTCGCAATTCAAAagcgagataaaaaaaaaaagtctcggtaaaagaaaaggtgaaagtCTACAGTAAATTATGAGAAAGACTTTAGCCTTTTAACATTTTGTGTAATAAGTCAAGGTAGTTGAATAAGAAGCTCGTGACTACTTTGGTGGAGGGAAGAATATGAACATGAAAAGACGGTGGATGTAAACATGAGAATGGCATAGTACAagtaaaaaatgatgaaaagagAGGATTTTTAATTAGAGATTGCCAACCCTATTCTAAAGCTATGATCTTTTTTATAGCCATGATATTTTCCAAGTTACATGGGAATTAAGGTGGGTAGAATTATTGACATTAATTATCTAATAACCTaatgataagtttttttaatgttgatgagttattattgaaaattaggagttgttttttatttatttaatagatatACTATTTGtctttctaatataaaaaaagggcatttttttttaatggcatgGTTCTTCCCACTTGAGCCTGTACATTTAATAGATATActattttaattgttcttaagtgtctgatattaaaaatattttaaaaaataaaaaaaaatattatttcaatatattttaaaataaaaagcacttctctttctaaatttattttgtctaTAAAATATTGTATTAAATAGACTTCAAACAAGAATCCGTTGTAGTCTAGTTGGTTAGGATACTCGGCTCTCACCCGAGCGACCCGGGTTCAAGTCCCGGCAACGGAAGTCGTTTTCCATTTTCGCATGAATGGAAGAGAACCTTTTAGCAATCCTAGACTCCGCCTCCGATTCTAAACACACACCAGACGCCAACGATGATAGTAAGCCATTTATTCCGCCACTTGTTAATCGTCTcatctgattttattaataaatcgtgttttgtttttgtttaaattgaaaCGCTAGGGATTGGATTTCTCGAAGCAGCTCGCAGCTCTTGTACTGTAACGAAACTCCTCCAACAAAggaatttcctttcttttgtttccttcaaATTAGAGATTTAGGAATTGtaattattgttactattatgGAATTTGTGTTCTGTGAAGCAAACTGTGCGAGGCGGTGTTTCAAATTCCGAGGGCTGGGAAATCCTTGGAATTGATTACTCGAGGCTTCTAAATGAGTTAGATAACGTACTCAATTGCTTCTCTTTTAATCTGAACTTGCAGTTTTAGATGATACTTAgagaatttaatttgtttttgcttgcgTTTAGCGTTATCCTGGCGTGTATTTGTCGGGTAAAGAAGCCTCTCGGCCACTCGTGGTTGCGGAGGTATTAAGTTCTTCTGCTTTTATCCTGGTGTGTATTTGATCAAGGTTTTTTAAgttctatctatctatctatatgttgatgatgatggtgttAGATATAACATTCTTTTTTGCTGAATATTAGGCCTCGTCTCGCGAGAGCGGAGCTGGCGGTACAAGTATCAGCAGACCGCTTAACTCACTGGTGAGTTGGATAAGCTTATAATTGCAGTGGTTGaatcgtatttttttttcatgaacaagTGCTTATTCTTGTGACATAGAGAATGATTGCAACGTAACAGGGTGTATGGAGGTATTGACACATCCCTTGTTCATATGCTTTTCAGCACCTGGGAGATTTAAACAGTTTATTATCGTACTGCAGAAACCATGAACTGGACCCGTCTAAGGGAGTTCTTGCTCCTTCTGAGTTATTTTCttattgagttttgtaatttgttgatTATGATGGTGTGGTCCTTAATTGATTTCGTATACTTTCGGCCTTCCAAAAACTTTCAATATCCTTCCttgttcataaattaaaattctctCCTTGCTGAAGACGTTTCATGATGTGAATATCTTGTATCTTGTTTATGTCGCAGAGTTCAAGAAGAGCAAACTACAAAGGCTTGATGAAAGATTGCTTGTGCATCATGTGTGGATTATTTGAAGTTTCTGCGGGAATCAGTGAGAGTTTAGAACCTCCTGATAATTCTGCAGCAAAACTATCTCACAATGGCAATACTGCTTCAGCATTTGCAACCAGAGCTGATGGTGTGAGGTACTtgtaattattttctctttaatttctaaCCGAGTAAAGTGAACACACAGCTGGGTTTGATTCAGGACCCCACTAGTAGAGATAATTTTGGATGAATTTCTTTAGAAAGCAATGAATGTTTTTAGGAAAGGAGGGGTGCGTTGTTGCCGCAATAGCTGTGGCTACCACACCAAACAAGCCGTAATAATCAATTATGTGATTCATTACACCTAGAAAGAAGTAGAGTGGTTTGCTCTGGCATATAATTATACACCTAAATAATGGAGTGGCCATCAGTCTTTTTCTTATTAGAATCAGAAACGAGTGGCGTAGAACTAGCAGTTTCATATGCATGGTATTTGAGTACAGAAATTGAGTAACATCTATTCAATAATTTCCCTTATCCAATTGCATGATCACATTACATCAATCAGTTCGAACCTTGTACTAGTGGACAGCTAAGGGGCTTGATGAGGGCTGGCCTGCTGGCTAATTGTTCGGCTCAGCAGATTCTCAATAATTTCATATGcatgatatgatttttctgcAGATTTTAGTCATTGAACACTGCCCCAGAATAAAGGCATTAATCATGACAGTAACCTTATACCCGTCCGAAGCATCAAAGTTATGGAATGGGCCTCAAAGTAAAAAGGAGCTGCACAAAAAGGGAAGGACAAGGATAGAAAGTAGTCATCACTGCTCCGAATACACCatctaaacaaaaacaaaggggGATTTCAGTAAGGCAATAGATCAGTCATCACAGAATGAATTCTGAAGCAATTTCAGTATCAAGAACATAGAAAAGAATGAACTAGTTCTAGCAAAACACAGCTATTGTTCatgcaataaattttaaactgcATGTATTTCATGATTACGAGGGGACTTCTGtccacatttatttatttgtttaactCAAAAACTAAGAGTCAATCACACCAtaaacacagaaaaaacaaaaaaagaagggttgtttaaaattaaatgtaatcAGCAGCAGAGTGAAGgctaaaaaagagagagttagAATTGAGAAGTGACCTCGACACTTGCAGTGGTGTCTCGCTGGACTTCGGCTCTCATGGTTCTGATTTGAAGAGTTTGTGGCCTTCGCAAAGGATGGAAAAGGGGAGATTTTATGAAGTTTTAACTAGTCAAATTTTGTATGTTAGAGGGATAATTAGAAGtgaattataattgaaatttttcatcGCTTCAATTTTtctgttaggtttttttatcttttaattaaacgTAAGTAAACAATtcgataatttaatttaagtttgtgtttgtctttcttttttcttctctcttttttaaaagagtGGAGAAAAGGAGCAAATTGAAAAAGGGAAAGAACCGTCTCCCTCTCCCAAATCATCATCACTGATCAGCCCTTCATCGCCTCCAAGCACAACTACTTCTCTAGTCACCGGTACCTTTCTCTTCTACAATTGTACATCCGCCCATTTGACCACCACCATAACCGATCAACACTGCTCAGCCTTGCCAACATCCTTCACCCACACAAATCTCAAACACCAACAGAACCATCTTGCCCTCATACCAACAGCTGAGGCTAACCTTGAggagatttaaaataattttccctaataataattttatccttatttatttgaccATGAATTAGCCAAGGGACTCTCTGAAGGAAACAAATTTCTATATAGCGAAAGGTTTCCTCGGCTTGGAAGGATATTCGTTCTTTGAATCGAGCAATTAGTAGACCATCTTGGGTCCTCTGTTGTTCTTTGGGTGAATGAATATCCAAAGCAAACACATTACGAAGACTGACCCCTATATTTGTTTCGGTActccattgaaaataaaagtttgaagataaattatatatatgatgaaTGTTATTCCGTGAATGATTTATCTCAAAATCTCCTGACATTCACTACAAATTTCAAACCCCAAAATATTAAAGCCCAAAACATCTACCACAACGAGAAaataaggaaattaaaaaaaataataaatccaatTATGTATGCATACTGCAAACTCTCCTCGTCTCTCCATGTCTTCTTCCCCTTTTCACACCAATTGAGCCCATTTTCTCCATAGCTATTGAAAATGCTTGGAAGAAACTTTTCTTATCCTTTCCTAATTGTTGAACCAAGGGCTTGGTTCTTGGGTCCAAAAATAGAGCTTGGTCCGAGGCCAACAACCCCAATTTAGCCTCTAAATTCCCATAATAAGCATGATCAAACAAGAACGGAGTTGTAACATCAAATGGTGCAATAATGTCTGGATTCCCACCGAATTGTGGGCAGGACATTTTAAGAGCTTTTAGTAGCCTTGGATCCATGCCAGGATCAGGCTGTTTAGTGCCACGGTAATTGTAGAGTCGGCTAACAAATTGCTTACAGTGAGCAAATCCAAATGTATGAGCACCAGAAAGAACGACTAGGTCCTCAAGTGTTAGTCCTTTAGAGTTGAAGAGTTTTAGTAGTTGATCAATGGTGAAATTTGCACGAGGGATGTTGTACGGCACCCTAGATGCCATTGATattttcccatcccacctcccTTTCTTCACCTGGTAATAAGGACCTCCTGCCTGAGCCACATAAACGTAACAGATGAAACCAGGGCACGAACCCTTGGTTAATAGATAATGATGCTattggacaaaaaaaatatcattatttgatgatgacaatgttgttttaataattagtaattgaaaGAATCTCATcctgtaataataaaaattagaagttCTTTTATCCTGATGTGAAATCAGAACAAGCTGGAAACACGACATGGATGTTCTTGTCCTCTTGTATTGACATCATGAAAGAGGTGTTTGGTATTTTTCAATGCAATTAATAAAATCACGAGATTCGATTGTCCCTATTAATTTACATGCCAATACTAATCATTAACCTTGTCTCCCATGGTGACCTGATCTAACCAGCCCAGAAGACTGGAAGTTTCAATGTTGTTATGGTTAGGACAAATTACAGGCACAGTGGCTTTAGCTGTTCAAAGCAGACCTGTGATTCAAGTgacaaaaagagaaaatagaaatataaatgTTCTCCTTTTGTGTCCTTCTATGCTAAGTTTACatgtttttgtcctaaaaaatgACCAAACTACTTTTTTCTCCACCTTTCTACAGAGGAAGCATTATGTAGCAAATATGTttacaccaaaacaaaagagggaaattaagctgttttttttcttctaagcaGACTGTGTAATAACATCATAGCAGCTTGCAACTTGAGCATAGAACAAGGAAACTCAAGCTTCAACATGGAGATACATTTGGTGTGGAGAAATATATTCAAGAGCATAAAACAGAAATGATGAGTATGATATTGAAGGAGGAGGAAAATGAGGCACATACGAGGTGGACATAATCTCTGGCTGCAATTGCAAGAATGTCTGCACAAGAAACAATACCAGGGCACTTTCTCTCCACCAAGTCCTTGGCCTTGCTTATAGTCTGAAATCCCTCCACCCTCAAGTCCTTATTGTCCTCTGCATCCTTCTCTGCCAACTCTTTACTTCCAGGGTTTGTTGATATCAATATTGATGCATCACAGCCCTTCAATATAACCACGCATCAAATTTAAGTAAGATGgtaatttatcaattaatttatgctACAAAAAATGTAGCATGATAATAAGCTAAAGCATAGAGCATGCATGGCAAGGATAATAGAGAATGTGGAATCGAGATTACTTCTACAAAGCAGTCATGAAAGAACAGGCGAATGGTGGCTGGCCCTGAGACTGGTGCTTCTTTGAACTGTTGGGAAGTGACTGAACCAACAAGCTGCTCAAGTTGAGGGCACTTTTTAGCATAGTAATCAACAGATAATTGGCGTGGAGGGCGAGAGCTCTTGGTGGCTTTGGCTGCACAATTTGAGGCTCTTACAACAAGTAAGAAAACAAGCAAGAAAGtgcaaatagaagaagaagaagaagaaagagcagGCATGATTGTTGTATACATGAGCAGCTTAGGACAAAGAAGAAATAGtagaagaaatatatatatagacacacacacacaagtcAAGGCTCAGTTGTGAAAGTTTGTTGAGGGACAGATTGCCATgtaaaaaaagaggagagaatCAACACCCGTGAAGCCTCgaaggaaaaattaattatgcataaggctagagagagagagagagagagagagagagaaagaaagaaagaaagaagaagaaaaagaaccaGGTTGGTATATCAAGCTCAACCATTGGTATTGTAGCATATAAAACCATCAGTAGCCAATTCGCTTTCCTTCTCCAGATGTGATTAAGACTAAggttatgaattttgttttgttatggcCGGAATATCTCtatctagttttaaaaataaaataaattgagatatattttatttcacttAAAATCTTCATCTATTTCATAAATTTCGCctaaattctgattttttttaaaaaaaaattgtctagATTTATGATATCAATTATATCAAGTAGTCTTCTTGGATATTGTTATATctcatgttaaaattttagagtaaTTAGAGTTTAGAAACACCTTGCGAGACTATCGataacatttttataattttgttcaaaaatatcattttattgtgttttttttctagattgattttttctcaatttcatcgttcaacaatgagtttattaataattaagttttataatttattttaacttattttatttagaattattataGTTTCATGACTCGAGTAATAGACTTGAAAGGTTAACTTATATTGATTTGTATTGATCTTATATGTTAttgtctaaatatttttatttaaaaaaatattatcttgaattttttttaataaaataatatttttattatttatttaaattaattttagactCGAGTTGATGATgttatttcaattcaatttttataataatttcaagttagtttatttaaattaatattttaaattatattaaaaaaatagtataatccCGAAAACGCTCGGAAATcgaaacattgaaaaaacaaaacataaaaagggTTGGTTGGTATACGTGGAGGGAAAGCGCTTTTTGTGTGAGTGCAGTAAAAGCTGCATGGACCGTCAATATTATTACTCTATACTCTCTCCTACTGGGCACCCACCAGATTTATGGGACCTGGAAAAGAGAAGTGTGTGCATAGAGTCGCCCATGCCACTGTGTCAAAAAGTTACTTAATTCCTAGTGGGTGCCCACTTTCCCTGTGACATGTGTAAGCATGCCGTGATTTCTGTGGGCTGGAACAGCTGATCTTGGTTTGCTGAGGTGGCGGTCTGTACTTGCTGAGATTTAACCTGATTTCCATATGCGCGCGCTCTAGTTGCTCTCTTCGATGtgtaataaatcaaataaaataaaataaaataaatcctgTCTAGCCCAGCAAATTGCAATTAATGGCATATACTTTAATTAACTgctatatttctaaaataaagtgAGCGCATGAATGGTGGACACAGTACGAAATCTAATGGGGAACATGTCACAAATATTCTGTCACACTAAACCCAGTCAGGTCTCAATGGAGGTtgattaaagtttaaattttattatttaaaattatttttgttttatgtttttgtactgttttgatgttttaatgttaaaaataatttttttaaaataacaaaattattttaatatatttctgagcgaaaaacactttaaaaataattactattacaCTTTCAAATACCCTGTTAGACTATTGTGTCTCTctaatattactttaatatgtTTGAGATTGGGGTAgatattgattttcaaaatatttttttcttagaaaagtatcaagataatatattttttatttttttaaatttatttttaacatcaataaattaaaattataaaaaaatataaaaaaattaatttttttaaaaacgtgaTAATCAGTGTTAATCATTTGCTGCACAGTAACTACagtattatttgcttttttttgtttgtttgtttgcttgttgTCTTAGAATTTAGCAGTACTAGGCTACTAGCTGGTCACACTTTcaggttcttttttttcttcctggaGTTACTGTAGTGGATCACAAGGCAACAATGACGTTATTCTCTCTTCCTTTCTCTAAATAaaggcaaaataaaattaaaacaaaaacaaaaaaaaacaaaaaaacaaaacccacttAACACTATGGATTCTGTTTTGATTCACTGTGGATGCATTGTTCATCCTactttgctgttttttttttttttctcgaacgAACTTTACTCTGTTATTTCATCCTGGTATTTAATGTTTGTATCAATTTATGTGCTATAATTGTCTGTACCAGGTCTTTGGCAGTGCTCATCCTGTGAACTACATATCAAttttatgtaagaaaaaaatttaatttgttgttaggaaaaaattaaaataataaaaaccaaattaagaaaaaaaaaggcatttaaagaagataaaaaaagtttcaattgatcatatatttcaataataaaaaagattaattttgatattaataagtTTGTCTTATATAAAGAGTGGAGTCATCTTGccaaaaaacaagtttaaatttgagattttttttagtcaatttaagttttttatttatttaattttttaatgttttggggttaaagatatatttatttgggTTTATAGCATATTTTTAGGTGTttctggattaaaaaaaaaaagagttgagatGGGTTTTCATTTTTGCTACATGAACACAAAATATGACTTTCCAATAATAAGAAGTGGCCAAAATTTAAACCCAATGACTATGCATTGCCTGCTAAGCGTCACATCTTATATTATACTTTAAAATGAGAGGGAAGAATACTGTGCTAGTATTGTCTATATATATTGCAGACCACGCTAT
The DNA window shown above is from Populus trichocarpa isolate Nisqually-1 chromosome 4, P.trichocarpa_v4.1, whole genome shotgun sequence and carries:
- the LOC127905168 gene encoding uncharacterized protein LOC127905168 isoform X1, with translation MIGLDFSKQLAALQTVRGGVSNSEGWEILGIDYSRLLNELDNRYPGVYLSGKEASRPLVVAEVLSSSAFILASSRESGAGGTSISRPLNSLSSRRANYKGLMKDCLCIMCGLFEVSAGISESLEPPDNSAAKLSHNGNTASAFATRADGVRYL
- the LOC127905168 gene encoding uncharacterized protein LOC127905168 isoform X2 encodes the protein MIGLDFSKQLAALQTVRGGVSNSEGWEILGIDYSRLLNELDNRYPGVYLSGKEASRPLVVAEVLSSSAFILASSRESGAGGTSISRPLNSLSSRRANYKGLMKDCLCIMCGLFEVSAGISESLEPPDNSAAKLSHNGNTASAFATRADGVRF
- the LOC127905168 gene encoding uncharacterized protein LOC127905168 isoform X4 encodes the protein MIGLDFSKQLAALQTVRGGVSNSEGWEILGIDYSRLLNELDNRYPGVYLSGKEASRPLVVAEVLSSSAFILASSRESGAGGTSISRPLNSLHLGDLNSLLSYCRNHELDPSKGVLAPSELFSY
- the LOC127905168 gene encoding uncharacterized protein LOC127905168 isoform X3 yields the protein MIGLDFSKQLAALQTVRGGVSNSEGWEILGIDYSRLLNELDNRYPGVYLSGKEASRPLVVAEASSRESGAGGTSISRPLNSLSSRRANYKGLMKDCLCIMCGLFEVSAGISESLEPPDNSAAKLSHNGNTASAFATRADGVRYL
- the LOC7476360 gene encoding peroxidase 19; translation: MYTTIMPALSSSSSSICTFLLVFLLVVRASNCAAKATKSSRPPRQLSVDYYAKKCPQLEQLVGSVTSQQFKEAPVSGPATIRLFFHDCFVEGCDASILISTNPGSKELAEKDAEDNKDLRVEGFQTISKAKDLVERKCPGIVSCADILAIAARDYVHLAGGPYYQVKKGRWDGKISMASRVPYNIPRANFTIDQLLKLFNSKGLTLEDLVVLSGAHTFGFAHCKQFVSRLYNYRGTKQPDPGMDPRLLKALKMSCPQFGGNPDIIAPFDVTTPFLFDHAYYGNLEAKLGLLASDQALFLDPRTKPLVQQLGKDKKSFFQAFSIAMEKMGSIGVKRGRRHGETRRVCSMHT